The nucleotide sequence CACGTGGTCTGGTCCAACACCTGGTACGATCCCGGCCAAGAGAAGGAGGCCGCGGAGAGCCTGCTCAGCATCGGCGCGGACGTCCTCGCGCAGCACCAGGACTCGCCGGCCGCGATCCAGGCGGCCGCCGCCAAGGGCAAGTACGCCGTCGGGTACAACTCCGACATGAGCAAGTTTGGACCGAAGACATTCCTCACAGCGCCCGTGTGGGACTGGGGCCCGATGTACGTGTACTTCGCCAAAAAGGTGGAGGCCGGGACTTTTGCGGGAGAGGACGTGTGGTGGGGGATGGACAGGGGTGTGGTGGACATCGCGCCGATTGGGCCCATGGTCCCCGCCGCACTCAAGACCATGGTGATGGCGAAGCGGACCGCGATGATCGCGGGGAAATTTAACGAATTCGCCGGGCCGATCAAAGACCAGACCGGAAAGGTGCGGATCGCAGCCGGCAGCGCCCTGGGCGACAGCGCGCAGTTGTCAATGAACTGGTTCGTGGAGGGCGTCGTCGGCACGGTACCGACAAAGTAGCCCGCTTCATGATCGTCGCCGCCGGCACGCTGTGGTCCTCGAAGGACCGCGGCATCTTCGACCCGAACTCCCTGGTGGTGTCGATATTCAGATGAAACATCTCTCACGCGCCGAGCGACGCCGTCGAGCTCGCGAAGGCCCATCGGTTCCGCCGCCGAGCCCCCCGCCTCCGAGCAGGCCGGTGCCTGAGCGCACGGCGCAGGCGCGCACGGGCGTACGGCCGGGGAGCCGCCGCCGGCGGCAGCCCGCGTGGATTTGGTGGTCCGTTGGGGTTGCCGCCCTCGTCGTCATCGGGGGTGGTGCCT is from bacterium and encodes:
- a CDS encoding BMP family ABC transporter substrate-binding protein; this translates as HVVWSNTWYDPGQEKEAAESLLSIGADVLAQHQDSPAAIQAAAAKGKYAVGYNSDMSKFGPKTFLTAPVWDWGPMYVYFAKKVEAGTFAGEDVWWGMDRGVVDIAPIGPMVPAALKTMVMAKRTAMIAGKFNEFAGPIKDQTGKVRIAAGSALGDSAQLSMNWFVEGVVGTVPTK